A genomic stretch from Actinomycetota bacterium includes:
- a CDS encoding PadR family transcriptional regulator produces MTRADYPVSTYAVLGLVDKVPDSSGYDLAAIADRSLQHFWPVSHTLMYRELKRLTDLGWVSSHRVEQVVAPDKSIYQITPEGRAALGEWLHAEAPMATTYRSAFLLRFFLAHAMRPERIAALLAQYRTALRVRLDALQAVADQLKDTPRARMARLTALHGIRTLTAQLDWVDEAEAELATQDGPGPASAASD; encoded by the coding sequence GTGACCAGAGCTGACTACCCGGTGTCGACCTATGCTGTGCTCGGCCTGGTCGACAAGGTTCCCGACTCCTCGGGCTATGACCTGGCAGCCATTGCCGACCGGTCGCTGCAGCATTTCTGGCCGGTCTCGCACACCCTGATGTATCGCGAGTTGAAGCGGCTGACCGATCTGGGTTGGGTCAGCTCGCACCGGGTCGAACAGGTGGTTGCTCCCGACAAGTCGATCTACCAGATCACCCCGGAGGGCCGAGCTGCCCTGGGGGAGTGGCTGCACGCCGAGGCCCCGATGGCCACCACCTACCGCAGCGCCTTCCTGCTCCGGTTCTTCCTGGCCCACGCCATGCGCCCCGAGCGCATCGCCGCGCTGCTCGCTCAGTACCGGACGGCGCTGCGCGTCCGGCTGGACGCCCTGCAGGCGGTGGCGGATCAGCTCAAGGACACCCCGAGGGCCCGGATGGCCCGGCTGACCGCCCTGCACGGTATCCGCACGTTGACGGCTCAGCTCGACTGGGTGGACGAGGCCGAGGCGGAACTCGCGACCCAGGATGGCCCTGGGCCCGCGTCAGCAGCGAGCGACTAG